From the Gemmatimonadales bacterium genome, the window CCCGGACCCGCAGCGGGAAGGCGACGTGCACGCCCTCGGGCGTGCGCACGGCGGTCTTGTCGATCGTCACGTCGACGTCGACGCGCCCGAGCCCGCTCACGACCCGCACCTCGCGCCGGAGCGTGCGGGCGCCGGGCGCGCGGGCGTCGGTGACCAGCGCGGCCACCAGCGGCCCGCGCTCCGCCACCCGCCAGCGCCCGTCGGTCGGACCGGCGGCGGCGGAGGAGTCGCGGCCGGCGACGTAGCGGTAGTCCGCGAGCAGGGGCCGGTGCGACGGGTCCACCAGGTCCGCGTCGCGCGCATTCCACATCAGGCCCGCCACGGCGCCGCTCGCGCTGTCGAGACCCGCGGCGACCAGGCGGTTGCGGACGGTCGCGCCCTCGGCGCGCGCGTCGCCACGGCCCGCGGCGCGGCCCGCCCGCACGAAATAGCGGCGCGCCGAGAACGGCGGCACGCTGACCAGCACCGCCAGCTCGCCGCTCGCGAGCCGCTGCGAGGGGACGGCGCGGCCGTCGGGCCCCACGACCCGGTCGCCGGCGCGGCTCAGCTCCGCCGGCACGCGCACCAGGTCGGTGCGCGCCCACGACGACGTGTTGAACACGTCGAACGCACCCGGCACCGACGCGCCCCGCGTCGCCAGCGCGCCCGCCGCGAGCGCACGCGACAGGCTGTCGGCGCCGAAGGCGAACGCCTGCTTGTAGCGCCACTGGGCCACGACGTCGGGCGCGTCGGGCGTCTCGATGCTCGCCGCCGCCCCCCAGGTGTGCTCGTCCCATAGCACCACGTCGCGCCACGCGGCGTAGTCGTCGGCCGCCGGGAACCGCGCCGGCGCCAGCATCGCCCACAGCGCACCGGCCTGCACCAGCCGGCTCGAGGCCGCGCGTGCCAGCGCCGTCTCCCGCGCGGTCGAGGCGGCCCCATCCTCCCAGTAGCCCGTGAGGTCGCCCGCCACCACCGGGATCCGCCCGGCGGCGGTCGACGCCAGCGCGTCGAACAGCTGCGCGTGGGTCGCGACCACCAGCCGCGGCGACGCGTAGCGCCGGTTCCACTCGCGCACGTAGTCGGGCAGATCCGGGTCGGTGGGCCCGTTGTCGCCGTCCACCGTGTACGGGAGCTGCACCGGCACGTACGGATAGCCGGCCGTCTCGAGGCGCTGCATGAGCGAAAACAGCCGCCTCTCGCCGAACAACCGGATGCGCGCCTCGTGGAACAGCGAGTAGCTCGCCCCGGCCACCCAGGTGAGCACGGTGTCGCGGCCGGACTGGGACACCCAGTAGAAGGGGCGGTCGCCCCAGTCCTGCAGCACGTAGCCGACGCGGTCGCCGTTGTTGGGCGCGATGGCGAAGCGGTGGATCCCGCTCTGCGCGAGCGCGGTGACGATTCCCCACGACTGCCCGGGGATGTCCGAGATCAACGCCGTGGTGATCGGGAGGCTGTCCTCCCGCCTGAGCCGCCGCGCGTAGTCGAAGAAGTGGGTCATCTCCGGCGCGGTCGCGAGACCGGACAGCACCCCCGCCTCGAACGCGTTGAGGCCGATGCTGCCTTCCCGTACCGCCGCGAACAACCGCGCCCGGTCCGCGGGCGAGGCCTGCGCCAGCCAGCTCTCCACCGGCCAGAGCACCTCGACGTTCCAGCGGAACCGCGCCTCCGGCGGGTAGTCCCGCGTGCGGTCGATCAGCGCCAGCGCGTCCTCGATGTTCCGCCACTGCTTCGCGCGCACCCGGTCCTGCAGGTCGGAGTAGCCGATGTCGTTGTGGGAGTACGGCAGCAGGTACACGTCGCGCCGCGGCACGCTCCGCAGCGCCACCGCGGTGTCGAGCGCGGGCACCCCGTCGAGGCGCACCACCACCCGGACCGAGCCCGCGCCCGTGACCGCGGGGGCCACGGCGTGCACGACGTTGCCGCCGAACCCGAGCGTGGCGCCGACCGCCGGCCGGTCGCCCACCGTCACCGTCGCGCGGTGGTAGTTGGCCAGGTTGTCGAGGATCACCCGGAGCTGCGCGGCCGTGGTGTCGCCGTCGCGGACCAGCACCGGGTCCTGCGCCACCCGCGGATGGACGGCGAGGCGGTGCCGGAAGGTCATGTACCAGTCGTTGCTCTCCGCGTCGGCGCCGGTCACGGCCAGCTCGACCGGCCGCCCCGGCGTCAGCTGCGACCGCGGCAGTCGCAGCGTCATGTAGCCGAACACGTCCTGGAACTGGTCCACCAGCGTGGTGCGGAAGGCGAGGCGCCCGCCCGCCGAGTCGGCCACGGACCAGTCCCGCACCATCGAGTCGCGGATGCTGCTGAAGGTGAGGCGGTGCCGCCCGCCGATCGCGAAGTCGAACGCGTGGACGCCCTTGCTGCCCGCCAGGCCGGCGATCCACACGAACGTCACCGTGTCAGCCGTCAGCGACGCCGGCACGGTGTCGGTCAGCCAGGTCACCGAGCGGACCTCGCGGCGCGCGCGCGCCAGCAGCGCCGTCTCCGCCTCGGGGTGCGGCGAGTGGTAGGCGATGGTGGCGCCCGCCACGTCCGCCAGGTAGCCGCTCAGCACCGGCACGGCCGGCGCCCGCGCGGACGGCGGCGCGCCGCGCGGCGGCACGGCCGGTGGCAGCCCCGGCGCTGCGGGCGGACGCCGGTCGGCGCGGGTCGCCGAGAATTCGACGAAGCCCCAGTGCTCGGGCTGGTGCATGTCCACCATCCCCTGCGGCGACCACACCCAGTTGTCCTCCCGGAGGTCCGGCACCTTCCGGTACGCGCCGCCGGCCACGTCGGTGAGCCACTCCACGCGCGAGTAGTTGATGCGCCACCGCTGCCCCGGGCGCGGGGCCTCGGTGGTGTGGCTCGCCCGCACCAGCGCGCGCCAGGGAATCGCGATGGTCACCGTCCACCCGGAGTCCGCGTCGCCGGGGTGGTTCAGCGTCCCCAGGACCTTCACCCCGGTCCTCAGGCCCTCGATGTTCCAGGCGTCGTCCGCGTGGCCGCCCTCGCGGTAGGGCTTCTCCAGGAACAGGTCCCACACGGTGTTGAGGGCGTTGATCTCCAGCTCGGCGTAGTCCTTCGCGTCGCCGTCGGGGTCGATGAACATCTCGAAGTCGTTGTCGTGGAAGATGACGGCGTCCCGCCGGGTGATCGTGCCCCACACGTCGGGCTCCTGCAGCTCGGCGCCCACGTAAAGGTAGGCGTCGTCCCACAGCATCTTCATTCGCGTCGCGAAGCGGGGCGAGGGCCGAACGTCGCCCTCGATGTCGACGAACGCCTCCGACCACGGGGCGGCGCGCCACACGGGGTCGTCCAGCGAGCCGTCCATGCGCGGGGCACCGTGCGCGCGATAGCAGACGTAGGCGCGCGGCGCCGGCTGCGCGGACGCCGCGCGGGCCGCCAGGGCGGCGGCCACGAGCAGCGGAAGGGCGAGCGGGTGCGGTACGATCGGGATGCGGGTCATCGCGGTTCCTCCGGTGGAGACGGCGCGCGCCGGACCACGCACGAAAGCTGGCGCCGTCCCGGCGCCGCGGCTAGCGTTCCTGCCATGCCACGACCCGGGGCACTGCTGCTGGCCGTGCTGGCGGCCGGATGCGGCGCGCCCGGCGCCGGACTCCAGACCTCATCGCACCGGACCTTCCCCGCCGCCTGGCGGTACCAGACGCCGCCGGCGCCCGTGGCCGGCCGCTACGCGATGGTGGTGTCGGACCATCCGCGCGCCAGCGAGGTGGGGGTCGAGGTGCTGCGCCGCGGCGGCAACGCCGTCGACGCGGCGGTCGCCGTCGCCTTCGCCCTCGCCGTGGTCCACCCGCGGGCCGGCAACATCGGCGGCGGCGGGTTCCTCGTCTACCGCGCCGCCGACGGCCGCGACTACGCGCTCGACTTTCGCGAGACCGCCCCTGCGGCGGCCCGCGCCGACATGTACGTCGGTGCCGCGGGACCGTTCGCCGGGAGCGTCACGGGCGCGCGGGCGGCCGGCGTGCCCGGCAGCGTGGCCGGGCTCGCCGAGATGCACCGCCGCTTCGGGCGCCTGCCGTGGAGCGACCTGGTCGCGCCGGCCGTCGATCTGGCGCGCGACGGCGTGGTGCTCGACGCCCACCGCGCGGCCGCCTACAACGACACCGTCGTCCGGCGCCTGAGGCTGTTCCCCTCGTCGGTCGCCGCCCTGCTCCCGGGCGGGCGGCGCCCGCGGGTGGGCGACACCCTGCGCCAGCCCGACCTGGCGCGGACCCTGGAGGCCATCGCCGACTCGGGGCCCGACGTCTTCTACCGCGGGCACGTCGCCGAGCAGATCGTGGCGGAGATGCACCGCAGCGGCGGCATCATCACCCTCGCCGACCTGCGCGGCTACCGCGCCCGGTGGCGCGCGCCGCTCGAGACGACCTACCGGGGCTGGGGCGTGATCGGGATGCCGCCGCCATCGAGCGGCGGCGTGACGCTGGCCGAGATCCTCAACATCCTCGAGGCCTCCGGCCCGCTGCCGCGGTACGGATCCGCCGCGCTCATGCACCTCGAGATCGAGGCGATGCGGCGCGCCTTCGCGGACCGCAACACGGCCCTCGGCGATCCCGACTTCGTGACCATGCCGGTCGCCCGGCTCACCAGCAAGTCGTACGCCGCCGCGCTGGCACGCGGCGTGGACGACAATCGCGCCACGCCGACGGGCGACGTGCCGGCCGTGGACGAGGGGCAGCACACCACTCACTTCTCCGTCGTGGACCCCGAGGGGAACGCCGCCGCCGTCACCACCACGCTGAACGACGACTTCGGCTCGGCGCTCGTGGTCGACGGGGCCGGCTTCCTGCTCAACGACGAGATGGACGATTTCACCACCAGGCCCGGCGCCCCGAACCTGTACGGGCTGGTGCAGGGCGAGGCGAACGCGATCGCGCCGGGCAAGCGGATGCTCTCGGCGATGGCGCCCACCGTCGTGCTGGATCCGGCCGGGCGGCTGGCCCTGGTGACGGGATCGCCCGGCGGCCCGCGGATCATCAGCGCCGTGGCCCAGGTCGTCTCCAACCTGATCGACCAGGGCATGTCGCTCGAGCAGGCGATCGCGGCGCCGCGGATCCACCACCAGGCGCAGCCCGACTCGGTGTACTGGGAGCGCGGCGGGCTGACGGCCGACCAGCGCCGCGTCCTCGCGGCCATGGGCTACCGGTTCCGCGCCCGGCCGCTGTTCATCGGCGACGTCAACACCGTTCTCGTGACCCCGCAGGGCCTGCAGGGCCTGGCGGACCCGCGCCGCGGAGGCGGCGCGGCGGGGTGGTAGACCGATCACCACAGCCGGAGGCACGCCATGACACGCCGCATCGCCCTCGCCGTCCTCGCGCTCGCCGCCGCGGCCCACCCGGCCCGCGCGCAGCAGCGCCACCCCATGACCGTGCGCGAGTTCCTGAGCATCGCGCGTCCCGGCGAGCCTGCGATCTCCCCCGACGGGCGGTGGGTGGCCTACAACGTGACCGAGCCCGATCTCACCGCGTACCGCAAGCGCACCGACCTGTGGCTGGCAGGCGTGACCGGCGGCGAGGCGCGGCGCGTGTCGACCGACTCCCTGGGCGGCCGTAGCGCGCGCTGGTCGCCCGACGGCAAGGCGCTCGCCTACGTCACCACCCGCGGCGGCACGCCGCAGGTGTGGATCTACGAGCCGGCGACCGGCACGCGGCGGCAGCTCACCAGCCTCCCGACCGGCGCGGACGGCCCGCTGTGGTCGCCGGCCGGCGGCCTGATCGCGTTCGTCTCGTCGGTGTACCCCGACTGCGCCGACGACGCCTGCAACGGGCGGCGGGCCGACGCCGCCGACGGCAACCCCGGCGCGCCGCGGATCTACGACCACCTGTTGTACCGCCACTGGATGTCCTGGGACGACGGCACGCGGAGCCACCTGTTCGTCGTGCCGGCCGGCGGCGGGACGCCGCGCGACCTGCTGGCGGGCAAGGACTACGACACGCCGGTGCCTCCGTTCGGCGGCACGGCCGACTACGCATGGAGCTCCGACGGGAAGCAGCTGGCGTTCACCACCAAGGTGGGGCGCGACCAGGCGTGGACCACGAACTCCGACATCTACACGGTGCCGGTCGCCGGCGGCGAGCCGGTCAACCTGACGGCGGACCTGCCCGGCGCCGAGTCGGGGCCGGCCTACTCGCCCGACGGCCGCTGGCTGGCCTTCCTGTCGCAGGCCACGGCCGGCTACGAGTCGGACCGTTTCCGGCTGATGGTGAAGGATCTCGCCAGCGGCGCGGTGCGGGAGCTGCCCAAGGCGTTCGACCGCTGGATCGGCGAGTACGCCTGGGAGCCCAGCTCCCAGGGCCTGATCGCCATCGCCGAGGACCGCCAGGCCAACCGCATCTTCCACATCACCATCGGCGGCGACGTGCATCACATCCATCCCGGGGGCGACGCATCGCAGCTCTCGCTCGGGAGCGACGGCGCCCACGACGTGATGGCGTACGTGAGCGACGGGATGGACAAGCCGCCGCAGGTGTTCGTGTGGCGCATCGATCACCAGCATCCGGCCCCGCCGCTCCAGGTGACGCACCTCAATGCCGCGCTGCTGGCGACGCTCGACCTGCCGGCGGCCACCGAGATCGGCTGGCTCGGTGCCGGGGGTGACAGCGTCTTCGGCTGGCTCCTGAGGCCGCCGGGCTTCGACCCGAGCCGGCGCTACCCGCTGCTGGTGCTGGTGCACGGCGGGCCGCAGGGGGCGTGGACCGACGACTTCCACCCGCGCTGGAACCCGGCGATGTTCGCCGCACCCGGCTACGTGACGTTCATGCCCAACCCCCGCGGCTCCACCGGCTTCGGCCAGCGGTTCATCGACGAGATCGCACGCGACTGGGGGGGCAAGGCCTACGAGGACATCATGAAGGGCGTGGACGTGGTGGCGGCGCTGCCGTACGTCGACTCGACCCGGATGGGCGCGGCCGGCGGCTCGTTCGGCGGACACATGGTCAACTGGATCAACGGCCACACCACGCGCTTCAAGGTGCTGGTCGCGCACGACGGCGACTTCAACCTCAGCTCGTTCTACGGGGCCACCGAGGAGCTGTGGTTCCCCGAGCACGACCTGGGTGGACCGCCGTGGGCGGACCGCACCGACTACGACCGCTGGTCGCCGGACCGGTTCGCCTCGGCGATGCGCACGCCGGAGCTGGTGGTCCAGGGCGGGCTCGACTTCCGCATCCCGGCGACCGAGGGCATGCAGGCGTTCACGGCGCTGCAGCGGCAGAACGTGCCCTCGCGCTTCCTCTACTTCCCGGACGAAGGGCACTGGGTGCTGAAGCTGCAGGACCAGCTGGTGTGGTGGACCACCGTGCAGGAGTGGCTGGCGCGTTACCTCAGCCCCGGGACGCCGCCGCAGCGCTGATGCGCAGCCTCAAGGCGCTGCTCCCGTACTACCGGCCCTACCTCGGCCGGATGGCCGTCGGCCTGCTGCTGGTGGTGGTGGCCAACGTATTCACGCTGGCGACGCCCGACTTCCTGCGCCGTGGCGTGGACGCGCTGGGCCGGCCCGGCGCGTCGCGCGTGCTGGTGGCGATGGCCGCCGGCCTCGTCGGCGCGGCGCTGCTGGGGGGCGCCGCCCGATTCGGGATGCGGCAGATCCTCAACGCGGTCAGCCGGTGGATGGAGTACGACCTGAGGAACGCGCTGTTCCAGCACCTGGAGACCCTGCAGCCCTCGTTCTTCCACCGCACGCCGACCGGCGACATCATGGCGCGGGCGACCAACGACCTCTCGGCCGTGCGGATGGCCGCGGGTCCCGCGATCATGTACCTCACCGACACGGTGAGCCGCGCGGTGATGGCCATCCCGCTGATGGTCCGGATCGACTGGCGCCTCACTGCGCTCGGGCTGGTCCCGCTGCTCGGGATGCCGAGCGTGATGATCCTGCTCGGCCGCACCATCCACCAGCGCTTCGAGTCGGTGCAGGAGCACTTCGCGACGCTGACCACGCAGGCCCACGAGAACCTCAGCGGCGTGCGGGTGGTGCGCGCCTACCGGCAGGAGGACGCGGAGACCCGGAAGTTCGCGGCCCTGAACCTCGAGTACCTGCGGCGGAACATGCGGCTCGCCAAGACCTTCGGCGCCCTGTTCCCCCTGATCACGTTCTTCGGCGGATTCGGCGGCGTGCTCACGCTGTGGTTCGGGTCGCTGCTCGTGGTGCGCGGCACGGTCACCCTGGGCATGTACATCGCCTTTACGACCTATCTCGTGCTGCTGGTCTGGCCGATGATCGCCTTCGGGTGGGTCATCAACATCTTCCAGCGCGGCGCCGCCTCGATGGACCGGATCCAGCAGCTGATGAACGAGCGGCCCACCATCACCAGCCCGCCGCTGCCGCTCGCCCTCCCGCCGGCCCGGGGCGGGCGCAGCGTGGAGTTTCGCGGCGTGTGGTTCCGCTACCCGGTGCCCCGGCCGGCCGACGGCCAGCACGGCGACCGCGGGTGGGCGCTCCAGGACGTGTCGTTCGCCGCACCGTCCGGCGCGTGGGTTGCCGTGGTGGGGGCGACCGGTGCGGGCAAGACCACGCTGGTGGAGATGGTCGCGCGGCTCGCGGACCCCGACCGCGGCGAGGTGCTGCTGGACGGCCTGCCGCTGCGGACGCTGGCACTGGCCGACCTGCGGCGCGCGGTGGGCCTCGTCCCGCAGGAGACGTTCCTGTTCTCGCAGACCATCGGCGAGAACATCGAGGTGGGGGCCCCGGACCGCGCCGCGGCGGAGGCAGCCGCGCGCGTGGCCCAGCTGCACGAGACGGTGATCGCCTTCCCCGGCGGCTACGAGACGATGCTCGGCGAGCGCGGCATCAACCTCTCGGGCGGCCAGAAGCAGCGCGCGGCGCTCGCCCGCGCCCTCGCCCGCCGGCCCGAGGTGGTCGTCCTCGACGACGCGCTGTCGGCGGTGGACACCGACACCGAGGCCGCGATCCTGCGGGAGCTGAAGCGGACGCTCGTGGGCGTGACCACGCTGGTCGTCTCGCACCGCATCACCGCCATCCGCGACGCCGACCTGATCGTCGTGCTCGAGCAGGGCCGCGTCGTCGAGACCGGCAAGCACGAGCAGCTGTTCGAGAGGCGGGGCAGATACTGGCAATTGCTCCGCCGGCAACAGCTCGAAGAATCACTAGAGAAGGCAGGCTAGAAGGAGATCGGTGGACAGAACAGTTGCCAGACGCCAAGTTGCCAGTGGTTACAAGAGGCAAGACGAGAGGGGCCAGACCAGAGGTCAGTAACGACAACTGGACTGGCTCCTGAATACTCATCTGGCAACCACTGACACCTTGGCGTCTGGGAACTGTTCTGAATTCGGACGTCGGACAACCGACTTCGGAACTAGAGTCGGCTGCGCAGGAATTCGGGCGTCAGCCCCTGCAGCCATCCCGACAGCAGCGTGAAGCTCCCCGTCACCAGCAGCAGCCCCACGGCCACCAGCAGGACGCCCGCCACCCGCTCGACCCAGCCGATGTAGCGCCGGAACCGCTGGAACCAGCGCAGGAAGCCCTCCAGCGCCCACGCCGCGACCAGGAACGGGATGGCGAGGCCGAGCGAGTACGCGGCCAGCAGCGCGAGGCCCTGCCCCAGGTCGGCGCGACTGGAGGTGTACAGCAGGATCGAGCCCAGGATCGGCCCGATGCACGGCGTCCATCCGGCTCCGAACGCGACGCCCACCAGCACCGATCCGAGGAAGCCGAGCGGCTTGTCGGACAGCTGGATGCGCGCCTCGCGGGAGAGCGCGCCGATCCGGAGCACGCCGAGGGTGTAGAGCCCGAGGGCGACGATCACGACCCCGCCGACGCGCTCGACCCAGCGCTGGTAGGACTTGAGCAGCAGGCCCAGCTCGGTGGCCGTGGCGCCCAGCGCGACGAAGATGAGGGAGAAGCCGATGACGAACAGCGCCGCGTGGAGGAGCGCGAGGTGGCGGCGCGAGCCCAGCTCGGCGACCCCGCTCACGCCCGTGACGAAGGACAGGTAGCTCGGCACCAGCGGCAGCACGCAGGGCGACAGGAACGACAGCAGCCCTGCGAGGAACGCTACGGCCACGCGCGGCGCCCGCCGGCTAGGCGGCGGGCTTCGGCGGCGGCGGGGCCGGCGGCGGCGCGGGCGGCGCCTCGCCCACCTGGTTGAACTCGACGTACACGCACGACGCCACCACCGTGGTCCACAGCCCGTCGGGACCGCACTCCGCGGTCTGGGTCACGTTGCGCGTCTTCACGATGTCGCCCGACATCAGGTACACCGCGCGGCGCTCGTCCCACGCCTGGTTGGGGTCGAACGGCACGCCCAGGGTCGTCGCCAGCATCGACGCCGCCAGGTCCTCGGCGTAGTCGCCGGCGATCTCCTCCTTCTGCCCGTACGCGTGGTGCTCGGAGATGTAGCCGTAGTGGTTCGGGTCGGCCGGGATGGCCAGCCCGATGGAGGCCGCCACCATCCGGCTCGGCTCGTTGGTCGCCATCTCGGCCAGCACCGCGAACACCACCTGGCCGGGCCGCAGCAGCTGCACGCCTTCCTGGCGCGTCACCAGCTTGCCGTGCGGCGGGAAGATCGAGCTGACGCGCACCAGGTTGCACTTCTCGATGCCGGCGTCGCGCAGCGCCATCTCGAAGCTGGTCAGCTTCTCCTTGTGGCGGCCCACGCCTCGGGTCAGGAACCCCTTGGTCGGCACGAAATGCATGGGATCGAACACTTCGCTACCTCTGGTCGGACTGCGACGGGGTTGGAGAGGAGGGCGCCGCGGCGTCCTTGAGCTGGCAATCCCGGCACAGGCCGTAGATGTCCAGCCGGTGATGATGGTGCTGAAACCCGTACTCCTCGGCCACCAGCGCCTTGAGGCGCTCCAGCCGCTCGTTGGTGAACTCGGTGACGGTGCCGCAGCGCATGCAGATGAGGTGCTCGTGGTGCGGGTGGCCGGGCACCCGCTCGTAGCGGCGGAAGCCCTCGCCGAAATCCCGCTCGCTGATCATGCCGCTCCGCGCCAGGATGTCGAGGGTGCGGTACACGGTGGCCTTGCCGATGTGGAGCCCCCGCTCGCGCAGCCGCTGCTCGATGTCCTCCACCGACAGGTGGCCGCGGGAATCGAGCACCACCTCCGCCACCTGCTCGCGCTGCGTGGTCACCGGCAGGCTGTGCTCCCGCAGGTAGCGGCGGAACTCGTCCAGCTGGGACTGCTCACTCGGTGGTGGAACGCTCACCCTGGACCGCCTTCCACGCGGTGAGATCCACGGGCTCGGCGTCGCCCGCCTCGTCCGCCCGCCGCCGCACGCCCTCGAGCACCTCGGGCAGCAGGCCGGCCGGCGCCTCGGCCGTCTCCTCGACCGTCACCGCCACCCGGCCCCGCTCGGGCCCCTTGAGCGACACCACGAAGCGCGCGCGGTAGACCAGGCGCCGGTCGCCGCCCACGATCCGGCTCACGACGGCCACTGCGTGCTCGCGCCCCTCGCGGCGCACCGGCGGGAACGCGTACACGGCCTCCACTTCCTCGCGCGGCATCCGCTCCGCCAGCGCCTCCAGGAGCCGCTCCACCGCCTCGCTCACCGCCGCCCCCGCCCCCGCCCGCGCCCAAGAAGAAGCCGGCCGCCGGGGAAGTCCCCATCGGCCGGCAGCTGCGAGCACGACGCGCCTTCCGCCTTCATCGAGGAGGGCCCGCCGCAAGAACGGGACGCGAAGGGGGCTGACGGGCCATGAGCGGCGCGAATAATACGAACGGCCGTAGGCGAGTTCAATACCGCGTCTCAGAGCAGGGATGCCGGGTCGCGGTCCACGACCAGGCGCGCGCCGGCCGGCACGGGAGCGCGCGCCGCCAGGTAGCCCGCGAGCCGCGTCAGCGCGCCGTCGTCGGCCGCCTTGACCAGCAGGTGCCAGCGCCACCGGTCCCGTGCCCGCTCGATCGGACAGGGCGCCGGCCCCAGCACGGCCGCGTGCACGTCGGCCCGTGCGGCGAGCAACGCCCGCAGCCACGCCCCCACGCGCTCCGCGGCCCGCGCCACGACCCGCTCGTCCCGGCCGCTCAGCACGACGTTGGCCAGGTGCACGTGCGGCGGGTACGGCGGGTTCCGCCGCTCGGCCAGCTCCGCCTCGACGAACCCGCGGACGTCGTGGCCGGCGGCGTGCACGATGGCGTGGTGGGAAGGCGCCCAGGTCTGGACGATCACCCGCCCGCCCAGCGGCCCCCGGCCGGCCCGCCCGGCGACCTGCGTCAGCAGGTCGAAGGTGCGCTCGGCCGCCCGGAAGTCCGGCAGGTTGAGCGCGACGTCGGCGTCCACCACGCCCACCACCGTGACCCGCGGAAAGTCCAGGCCCTTGGCGATCATCTGGGTGCCGACCAGGACGTCCACGGTCCCGGCCTCCACCCGCTCCAGGATGCGCTGGTGTGCCCAGCGCTCGCCGGTGCTGTCGAGATCCATCCGCGCGATCCGCGCCGCGGGGAACCGCTCCGCCATGAAGTCCTCGACCTGCTGCGTCCCGGCGCCCCGGTAACGGTGGACCTCGGCGCCGCAGTCGGGGCACGCCGTGGGCGGGCTCTCCCGGTGGGCGCAGTGGTGGCAGCGGAGCGCGGCGGGCGCGCGGTGGTAGGTGAGGGCGACGCTGCAGTTGGGGCAGTCCCACACCCGGCCGCACGAGGGGCACTGCACGAACCGGCTGAAGCCGCGGCGGTTGAGGAGCACCATCGCCTGCTCGCCGCGCTCCAGCGCGCCCCGCACCGCGGCGTCCAGCGCCTCGCTCCAGGGCACCGCGAGCGACCCCGCCACCCGCGGTGCGCTCCTCAGGTCCACCACCTGGACCGGCGGAAGCGGGCGGGCGCCCACCCGTTCGGGAAGCTCGACGAGGCGGAGCGCGCCGTTCCCGGCGGCCGCCCAGCTCTCGAGCGACGGCGTCGCGCTCCCCAGGACGACCGTGGCGCCGGCCAGCGCCGCGCGGCGCAGCGCGACCTCACGCGCGTGGTAGCGCGGCGCCTCGCCCTGCTTGTAGGAGGCGTCGTGCTCTTCGTCGAGCACGATGGCCCCCAGGCGCGGGATCGGCGCGAACAGCGCCGACCGGGCACCGATGGCCACCCGCCGCCGTCCCTCGCGGAGCGCGCGCCACGCGTCGTAGCGCTCGCCGTCCGACAGGCCGCTGTGCAGCACGGCGACGTCGTCGCCGAACACGCCCTTCAGGCGCGCCACCGTCTGCGGCGTGAGGGCGATCTCCGGCACCAGCACGATCGCGCCGCGCCCCGACGCGACCACGCCGCGCAGGTACTCGAGGTACACCAGCGTCTTCCCGCTGCCGGTGACGCCGAACAGCAGCGCCGCGCCGCCCGGCGGCAGCGCGCCGAGCGCCGCGACCGCCGCGCGCTGCGACTGGGTCGGCTCCGCCGGCGGCAGGCTCGGCGCGAGGCTCGCGAACGGGTCGCGGACCCGCGCCTCCACCACGCTCC encodes:
- a CDS encoding ABC transporter ATP-binding protein, with amino-acid sequence MRSLKALLPYYRPYLGRMAVGLLLVVVANVFTLATPDFLRRGVDALGRPGASRVLVAMAAGLVGAALLGGAARFGMRQILNAVSRWMEYDLRNALFQHLETLQPSFFHRTPTGDIMARATNDLSAVRMAAGPAIMYLTDTVSRAVMAIPLMVRIDWRLTALGLVPLLGMPSVMILLGRTIHQRFESVQEHFATLTTQAHENLSGVRVVRAYRQEDAETRKFAALNLEYLRRNMRLAKTFGALFPLITFFGGFGGVLTLWFGSLLVVRGTVTLGMYIAFTTYLVLLVWPMIAFGWVINIFQRGAASMDRIQQLMNERPTITSPPLPLALPPARGGRSVEFRGVWFRYPVPRPADGQHGDRGWALQDVSFAAPSGAWVAVVGATGAGKTTLVEMVARLADPDRGEVLLDGLPLRTLALADLRRAVGLVPQETFLFSQTIGENIEVGAPDRAAAEAAARVAQLHETVIAFPGGYETMLGERGINLSGGQKQRAALARALARRPEVVVLDDALSAVDTDTEAAILRELKRTLVGVTTLVVSHRITAIRDADLIVVLEQGRVVETGKHEQLFERRGRYWQLLRRQQLEESLEKAG
- a CDS encoding arginine decarboxylase, pyruvoyl-dependent; the encoded protein is MHFVPTKGFLTRGVGRHKEKLTSFEMALRDAGIEKCNLVRVSSIFPPHGKLVTRQEGVQLLRPGQVVFAVLAEMATNEPSRMVAASIGLAIPADPNHYGYISEHHAYGQKEEIAGDYAEDLAASMLATTLGVPFDPNQAWDERRAVYLMSGDIVKTRNVTQTAECGPDGLWTTVVASCVYVEFNQVGEAPPAPPPAPPPPKPAA
- a CDS encoding Fur family transcriptional regulator; the protein is MSVPPPSEQSQLDEFRRYLREHSLPVTTQREQVAEVVLDSRGHLSVEDIEQRLRERGLHIGKATVYRTLDILARSGMISERDFGEGFRRYERVPGHPHHEHLICMRCGTVTEFTNERLERLKALVAEEYGFQHHHHRLDIYGLCRDCQLKDAAAPSSPTPSQSDQR
- the priA gene encoding primosomal protein N', yielding MSSGFVDVALPLALPTPLTYAVPAGLAGPVTPGCRVVVPVLHREMIGIVTAVDRPAPQARARDLLAAPDPEPVLGPDLLALARYVGHRYAAPPGLVLRAMLPAALFSVGQPVVVVAAGALESAGAAALRRARGPAAQALARLLARPGRAIPLAAVRRAGGGAGLRLVRRLAADGLAQLVTRPPRTAPAERGERMLELAARYDHLMDLDRRFARAPKQREAYEVLLSLGGRAAAAALERRGLSRAVLAALVERGDARSVVEARVRDPFASLAPSLPPAEPTQSQRAAVAALGALPPGGAALLFGVTGSGKTLVYLEYLRGVVASGRGAIVLVPEIALTPQTVARLKGVFGDDVAVLHSGLSDGERYDAWRALREGRRRVAIGARSALFAPIPRLGAIVLDEEHDASYKQGEAPRYHAREVALRRAALAGATVVLGSATPSLESWAAAGNGALRLVELPERVGARPLPPVQVVDLRSAPRVAGSLAVPWSEALDAAVRGALERGEQAMVLLNRRGFSRFVQCPSCGRVWDCPNCSVALTYHRAPAALRCHHCAHRESPPTACPDCGAEVHRYRGAGTQQVEDFMAERFPAARIARMDLDSTGERWAHQRILERVEAGTVDVLVGTQMIAKGLDFPRVTVVGVVDADVALNLPDFRAAERTFDLLTQVAGRAGRGPLGGRVIVQTWAPSHHAIVHAAGHDVRGFVEAELAERRNPPYPPHVHLANVVLSGRDERVVARAAERVGAWLRALLAARADVHAAVLGPAPCPIERARDRWRWHLLVKAADDGALTRLAGYLAARAPVPAGARLVVDRDPASLL
- a CDS encoding cytochrome c biogenesis protein CcdA; the protein is MAVAFLAGLLSFLSPCVLPLVPSYLSFVTGVSGVAELGSRRHLALLHAALFVIGFSLIFVALGATATELGLLLKSYQRWVERVGGVVIVALGLYTLGVLRIGALSREARIQLSDKPLGFLGSVLVGVAFGAGWTPCIGPILGSILLYTSSRADLGQGLALLAAYSLGLAIPFLVAAWALEGFLRWFQRFRRYIGWVERVAGVLLVAVGLLLVTGSFTLLSGWLQGLTPEFLRSRL